A window of Eubacteriaceae bacterium ES3 contains these coding sequences:
- the glgA gene encoding glycogen synthase GlgA gives MKVLFIASEAYPFAKTGGLADVVGALPKSFGKEIDVRVMIPNYGSIPDLLEKEIHYHHHFYVHMNGKDYYCGILTCEHDGIKYYFIDNEYFFRRQNLYGYYDDGERFTFFSRAALESLSSLGFDPDILHCHDWETAAIPYLLKHQYRTAFPKLKTVFTIHNMKYQGIYGFEDINQFLHLGFLPNDMEFYGKLNLMKGALYASDLVTTVSPTYAHELKDPYYGEGLDGVIRSIHTKEIGILNGIDGSVYDPATDSALFLPYSEPAGNKAANKTALQEYLDLPVRADVPMIAMVNRLIEQKGLDLVANVIHEILQLDIQFVVLGTGDANYEDLLNSAAYNYPVKMVTRIEFDDPLSRRIYAASDLFLMPSKFEPCGLSQMIAMRYGSVPIVRETGGLKDTVTQFEADTGIGNGFTFKNYNAHDMLFSIQNAVNLYHNNPETFEKIVNNAFHSRFNWSNSAQVYLTHYRNLKEAEYHEIHS, from the coding sequence TTGAAAGTTCTATTTATTGCTTCCGAAGCCTACCCCTTTGCTAAAACCGGTGGACTCGCAGATGTTGTAGGGGCTCTGCCCAAATCCTTCGGTAAAGAAATTGATGTCCGGGTCATGATCCCCAACTATGGTTCTATTCCTGATCTGCTGGAAAAAGAAATCCACTATCATCACCATTTTTACGTCCATATGAATGGTAAAGACTACTACTGCGGCATCCTTACCTGCGAGCATGATGGCATAAAATATTATTTTATCGATAACGAATACTTCTTCAGACGACAGAATCTATATGGGTATTATGATGATGGCGAGCGGTTCACTTTCTTTTCCCGGGCAGCGTTGGAATCCCTCTCTTCGCTCGGTTTTGATCCGGATATTCTCCACTGCCATGACTGGGAAACGGCAGCAATTCCATATCTCCTTAAACACCAATACCGGACCGCTTTCCCTAAACTTAAAACGGTTTTTACTATTCATAACATGAAATATCAGGGAATCTACGGGTTCGAGGATATCAATCAGTTTCTTCATCTCGGTTTCCTTCCCAACGATATGGAATTCTATGGCAAACTCAATTTGATGAAAGGGGCTTTATATGCTTCTGACCTGGTAACAACAGTCAGCCCCACCTACGCCCACGAACTCAAAGACCCCTATTACGGTGAGGGTTTGGATGGTGTCATCAGAAGCATCCATACAAAAGAAATCGGAATCCTGAATGGTATCGACGGCTCCGTTTACGATCCGGCAACGGATTCAGCTCTGTTCCTTCCTTACTCTGAGCCTGCCGGGAACAAGGCAGCAAACAAAACCGCTTTACAGGAGTATCTTGATCTGCCAGTCCGTGCAGACGTGCCAATGATTGCCATGGTTAACCGACTAATCGAACAAAAAGGACTGGACCTGGTTGCCAATGTGATTCACGAAATTCTTCAGTTGGATATCCAGTTCGTCGTTTTAGGTACCGGCGATGCTAATTATGAAGACCTGCTTAACAGTGCTGCCTATAACTATCCGGTTAAAATGGTCACCCGAATTGAATTTGACGATCCCTTATCCCGCCGCATTTATGCCGCCAGTGATCTTTTTTTAATGCCTTCCAAATTTGAGCCCTGCGGTCTGTCACAGATGATTGCCATGCGTTATGGCTCTGTCCCAATCGTCCGGGAAACCGGAGGGTTAAAGGATACCGTTACACAATTTGAGGCAGATACGGGTATTGGAAACGGCTTTACCTTCAAAAATTATAATGCCCATGATATGCTCTTTAGTATTCAGAATGCGGTTAATCTCTACCACAACAATCCTGAAACTTTTGAGAAAATTGTCAATAATGCTTTCCACTCACGATTTAACTGGTCTAATTCAGCGCAGGTTTATTTGACTCATTACCGAAATTTGAAAGAAGCTGAATATCATGAAATTCATTCATAA
- the glgD gene encoding glucose-1-phosphate adenylyltransferase subunit GlgD translates to MKNVLGIILNVDGEDTTLKNFLEHRSLSTLPFGGRYRLIDFMLSNMVNSGITQIGIIGSHKYSSLVDHLGTGKEWSLSRKTQDLSILTGTSNTRIGNFIKINLRNLLSNRSFLEKNPADHVVLATPNLVTSYNFREAFAVHLKNDADITMICKKDHDKFHLRDDDLYLEFENDRVKNIHYRSDRRTEYFFAEMLIIKKSVLLQFLEFSERSGDWDLIDMIRSNMDVLKIFGFQHTGYIERIYTLCNYVNASMDLLEYEVVQELFREDNPIYTKIKDRHPTFFNDPSKVSNSIIGSGCIIDGAISHSIIFRDTVIEKISKIQNSILMQHCQIGKNTILNYVVMDKDTIISDNTSLIGKPDSPIVIKKGTVI, encoded by the coding sequence ATGAAAAATGTACTAGGCATTATCCTGAATGTTGACGGTGAAGACACCACCCTGAAAAACTTCCTTGAGCACCGAAGCTTAAGTACTCTACCCTTTGGCGGACGATATCGTCTGATTGACTTTATGCTCTCCAATATGGTCAACTCCGGCATTACCCAAATTGGTATCATTGGCAGTCATAAATACAGCTCCCTGGTTGATCATCTGGGGACCGGAAAAGAATGGTCACTAAGCCGAAAAACCCAGGATTTAAGTATCCTTACCGGTACCAGCAACACCAGAATCGGAAATTTTATCAAAATCAATTTGCGAAACCTTCTTAGCAATCGCAGTTTTCTGGAAAAAAATCCGGCCGATCACGTTGTTCTGGCAACCCCTAATTTAGTAACCTCTTATAATTTTAGAGAAGCTTTTGCTGTTCACCTGAAGAATGACGCCGATATTACCATGATTTGTAAAAAAGACCATGATAAATTCCATCTGCGTGACGATGATTTATACCTGGAATTCGAAAATGATCGAGTCAAGAACATTCATTATCGAAGTGATCGACGTACCGAATACTTTTTTGCTGAAATGCTGATTATCAAAAAAAGTGTTTTATTGCAGTTTTTGGAATTCAGTGAGCGCAGCGGTGACTGGGACCTCATCGATATGATCCGTTCTAATATGGATGTTCTGAAAATTTTCGGCTTTCAACACACTGGTTATATCGAGCGTATTTATACCTTGTGCAACTATGTCAATGCCAGTATGGATCTGCTGGAATATGAAGTAGTCCAGGAGCTCTTTCGTGAGGACAACCCAATTTATACAAAGATTAAGGACCGGCACCCCACATTTTTCAATGACCCTTCAAAAGTTTCAAACTCAATTATTGGTAGTGGATGTATCATCGACGGGGCAATTTCACATTCTATCATTTTTCGGGATACTGTTATCGAAAAAATTTCGAAAATCCAAAACAGCATCCTGATGCAGCATTGTCAAATCGGAAAAAACACCATACTCAACTATGTGGTTATGGATAAGGATACCATTATCAGTGATAACACCTCTCTGATTGGCAAACCAGATTCACCCATAGTGATTAAGAAAGGAACGGTGATTTAA